The following nucleotide sequence is from Acyrthosiphon pisum isolate AL4f chromosome A2, pea_aphid_22Mar2018_4r6ur, whole genome shotgun sequence.
gacatacctattattagaaTACTAGAAtactatattagaattttattttaatattttaattttatgagttTTGTCTTTACTCTTTTAGTCTTTTATCAAGAaaagctataaatatttattttgtttttaattgtgatatgtaaaaaaaacctaaagactgcttaaaatgtattaggtaatatgtatttgttaacACTTACCGAGGagttcctttttatttttattttgttatctgttatatattttgtttttaaattgaattgttatttgacatttgttatacttaagtcttaaattgttatgttatctttatttaaaaataataaaacattactacagtgaatatattttattaaacctactaaactaacaaattattaactaaGATGGTTGGATTAGTCGTTAATAGCAGATACGTTTTATAGGATAATAAACCTACTTTATGGGGCaaagtataaactaaaatattctaaaaaccatattaatattatagtcaatagtcaatacctataaaatccatttagtacattatattaactaaaaaatatataaaatattttcataatacttataatttgccatgtattaataaaatgtacatttatgtTAAGTTGGGTTCTACTGTaactgtattaaattaatatatactatatatatatatttatattcattaatgtatgttttaaaactttaaaagttaaaactaaacagctaatttatattaaaagaaaagttaaaaacaatttaatttactgaACCTCATagtttatcaattaaaatttacaatttttttttttcattgacagacaacaaaatataattatttttcttgtaagTCAGATACCTACAGATATGGCAATGTCTGAAGAACAGCTAATTGTACTTGTACAACAGTACAAGCATCTGTACGACATTTCAGATTCAAATTATCATAACAATCTTATTAAAGATAATAGTTGGGAGGAAATTGGCAAAATATTGTCAACCACAGGtaatgaaaaacatatttttattaattattattcattgtatgatactaatataattaaaataataaaatctaattataattattaaggaaAAGAGTTAGTTTGTAGATATATTCAATTGTATCGCCTTCCCTCACGAACAACTCGATTTTGCCATTCTACTGACCCATTTGGAGACAAAAAATAGTCTCTGAACTTCTCCCTAGTGGCGTAACTAATTCCAGCAAATGCACCTCCAACATTTCTCAAGTTTTGTAGAGCGCCTTGTTCAGAAACTGTAGTATTCTTTTCATCCTCTATTACTTCTGCCAATAACCTAGGACTATCTGACTTCAAAAAGTTATGTAGACAACATGTGGCCctgacaattttatttacatatatgggTTTCATTTCAAGTCTTCTTTGATATACACGAAATCGTTTACTGAGAATACCAAAAGCATCTTCACTAGTGTTTCTTGCTCGGCTCAGcctataattgaatattttgttaccCTCATTGTTTAAAAGTGCATTACCAGGATAAGGTCTCATTAAGTTTTTATGAAGAGGAAATGCCTCATCCCCTACAATGACATGAGGCATAGGTTCTTCAGTACCTGGTAATGACTTATCATTAGGAAAATCTAATTTTTCTTCTCGAAGTCTTTCACCGAAGTTAGAATTGGCAAAAATACTCCCATCGCTGTTTTTACCGTATCCTCCAACATCAACCATAATAAACTTGCATTCAGCGTCAACAACTGCCATGAGCACCAagctacacatttttttatagttgaagTATAAGGAGCCACTATGATATGGTTTATTTATGACCACATGTTTACCGTCAATAGAACCAACACAATTTGGAAAGTTCCATCTAGTTCTAAACCCTTCTTCAATTTTCTGCCATTGTTCTTGGTTGGGTGGACTCATGTAAATTGGTGAAAGGTTCTTCCAAATTGCTTCACaagtttcatatattattcttCGTACAGATTTTTCTCCTACTCTATAACTGAATGCAATTGTGACAAATGTATCTCCAGTagccaaaaatctaaaaaccatgaataatattagtataaaaataatagctattgtatgtaattcaaaaataataatggttcttaataaatatgttttctgATTGTTTTAGGAACtcttcaattataaattatcacagTGTACCCACTggctactattattattgttaattttttaggtGAAGCATGCAAAAATAAATGGAAATCACTCAGAGAAAGCTATCGAAAAGCAATGAACGCCAGGAAAACCAAAAGTGGACAGTCAGCAAAAAAAATAAGACCCTGGCGCCTTGAAAGTCAGATGGAGTTTGTGAAATCATACTTATTTTCACAAAGTGAAGAAGAAATGAGTAATTTCCCTGCACTAAGTCCATCATCTCCAACAACTGACTCTAACGATTTAAGTTCTATAACTAATGAATTACTCGAAACAGAAGAAAATGAAGAAGAACTAAAGAATCAACAATCAGACGAACTTGAAGAtagtgtaataattaacaacaaacTAGTAAATAACCAAAACAACAAACAGTTGTTTTCAGTTGGCAAAAAAAGTGAAATTGGAACAGACAAACCTGGAACAGCAGCAAAATTGCTACATCAGTATATGCAAATGAAAATGTCAGCGTCTTCTAATCCACGACCCTCTGGAGACCAACTCACCAAATACTTCCAAAGTATAGAAGCGACTGTCCGCACTCTTCCAGTAAAtattcaaatcaaattaaaatcacaaatttCACAATTGGTTTATAATGCCGAAATGGAAGCTGTATCAATGCCAACAAATCATCTACCATTTCTATCCGTTCAGCAGCCCAACACTGTTCAACAGCAGCCCAACACTGTTCAACAGCAGCCCAACACTGTTCAACAGCATCCTTATCCTATTCAACAGCATCCATATCCTGTTCAACAACTGCCTAACCCTATTCAACAACAGACTAACCCTGTTCAACAACAGTCTGACCCTGTTCAACAATCATATGTAGCTTTTCAGCCACAGTCAGGGGTAAATTATCCAACGTATACTGATCTTTCTTAACCAAATACCAAATATCTGGAAAACTCATTATCctggtttttttttcctattattaactatgctcttaatattatttataagatacaTTTACTTTAACTcaacaataactaaaatagtaaaatagttacctactattattaatttaaatcaatgagactgtttatcattataagagttacaatattaataagttttctttttttatattcatttaattttattctaaccTTTGATAATTTAATGAGTGTTAGTTTGTTGTTAGTTATATCAAAGGCTGTATGCATTTTATCgggtatgttatttttatttattgttaatagcaataaatatattacctattattcaaatgtttcatattttttatatttcaaattactcTTAGGTATGGTATATTGTAATGCTTTAgcttttcttaatttattatactaaaaataaaataaaatatataatgaacatttttttatacttacctTAAACATATGGAAAGTCTTTCCTCAGGAGGTATTGCCCTTCGAAATGTGGTGTCCATCTTTTCAATATCATTCTTGACGAGTTCAAGAAGTTCATAAAATTTTTCCGGTgacattctaaaatattttaaaaattttttttggtctcTCAAAAGATCTGGAAATAGATGGTGATGTTCGCCAAATATATGTCTTTTGGTATTTATTTCATGCACCCACATTTTGTGTTTTCGCTTATATTCTTGTTCTTGTTCTTCTGCTTCAACAATTGTAGCCAAAAACAACATTTCTTCATCAGAATCAGAATCACTCATATTACCaatgttgattttataaattataaaaaataaaaagggatATGAATCGAAGATTGTGCACGAAATATAAGCTTTGATATTTAGAAAATACGTTTACCTGATGAAAGTGATAAAAGTTGATAAAAGTTGATAAAAGTTGATAAAAGTTGATAAAACTGATTATACATGTACATGATCGCACCGCACCGCGTCGCGCCACAATTAATGGACGAACGTCCCTCCGAAAGTCCGCGCCGCTCCGCGCCGCGCCGCGCCCACCGACCGACCTAGTGGACGCTCAGCTTAATAAGTCTATAATCGTCCAACACTACAACAAGCGTATAAAANNNNNNNNNNNNNNNNNNNNNNNNNNNNNNNNNNNNNNNNNNNNNNNNNNNNNNNNNNNNNNNNNNNNNNNNNNNNNNNNNNNNNNNNNNNNNNNNNNNNGTGAAATCATACTTATTTTCACAAAGTGAAGAAGAAATGAGTAATTTCCCTGCACTAAGTCCATCATCTCCAACAACTGACTCTAACGATTTAAGTTCTATAACTAATGAATTACTCGAAACAGAAGAAAATGAAGAAGAACTAAAGAATCAACAATCAGACGAACTTGAAGAtagtgtaataattaacaacaaacTAGTAAATAACCAAAACAACAAACAGTTGTTTTCAGTTGGCAAAAAAAGTGAAATTGGAAC
It contains:
- the LOC107882703 gene encoding protein ALP1-like, producing the protein MSDSDSDEEMLFLATIVEAEEQEQEYKRKHKIMSPEKFYELLELVKNDIEKMDTTFRRAIPPEERLSICLRFLATGDTFVTIAFSYRVGEKSVRRIIYETCEAIWKNLSPIYMSPPNQEQWQKIEEGFRTRWNFPNCVGSIDGKHVVINKPYHSGSLYFNYKKMCSLVLMAVVDAECKFIMVDVGGYGKNSDGSIFANSNFGERLREEKLDFPNDKSLPGTEEPMPHVIVGDEAFPLHKNLMRPYPGNALLNNEGNKIFNYRLSRARNTSEDAFGILSKRFRVYQRRLEMKPIYVNKIVRATCCLHNFLKSDSPRLLAEVIEDEKNTTVSEQGALQNLRNVGGAFAGISYATREKFRDYFLSPNGSVEWQNRVVREGRRYN